From one Streptomyces sp. R41 genomic stretch:
- a CDS encoding (2Fe-2S)-binding protein, translating into MSVHGPALTERGQTLEERGPGPVRVSLSVNGVQHSVEIEPRVSLLDALREHLHLTGAKKGCDQGTCGACTVWVDGNRVLSCLTLAMTCEGREVTTVEGLAEDGELHAMQQAFIAEDAFQCGYCTPGQIMSAVALLKEGHAGDDAEIKEWMSGNICRCAAYPHIRAAIRAVRDGA; encoded by the coding sequence ATGTCTGTACACGGTCCGGCCCTCACCGAACGGGGGCAAACCCTTGAGGAGCGAGGTCCCGGTCCGGTCCGGGTCAGTCTGTCGGTCAACGGTGTCCAGCACTCCGTGGAGATAGAGCCACGCGTCAGCCTGCTCGACGCGCTGCGCGAACACCTGCATCTGACCGGTGCGAAGAAGGGCTGCGACCAGGGCACGTGCGGCGCCTGCACGGTGTGGGTGGACGGCAATCGCGTGCTGTCCTGCCTCACGCTCGCCATGACCTGCGAGGGACGCGAGGTGACCACCGTCGAGGGACTGGCGGAGGACGGTGAACTGCACGCCATGCAACAGGCATTCATCGCCGAGGACGCCTTCCAGTGCGGCTACTGCACTCCGGGCCAGATCATGTCGGCCGTGGCGCTGCTCAAGGAGGGCCACGCGGGCGACGACGCCGAGATCAAGGAGTGGATGAGCGGCAACATCTGCCGCTGCGCCGCCTACCCCCACATACGGGCCGCGATCCGCGCTGTCCGCGACGGAGCCTAG
- a CDS encoding TetR/AcrR family transcriptional regulator, with protein sequence MDKRSLILEAATELLEASPNGDVATRSVAEKAGVQQPVIYRLFGDKDHLLAAVVDHGLATYIAAKRAAEPTDDPVADLRRGWDQHTQFAVEHPHLYRLIAAPGPACVPAAIGEMHTRLRTTLERVAQAGRLAIEPDKAAEIVISANSGVALALLTRPDVHPGTDLSARVRDIVLAGVLTPEPAAGTPSAPMTTAQAATTLSALLRSASPRSFTPAEQGLLAEWLTRLTQDGTTPCPPRHTVAPVGAPK encoded by the coding sequence GTGGACAAGCGATCGCTGATTCTCGAGGCGGCGACCGAACTGCTGGAAGCCTCCCCCAACGGGGACGTGGCGACCCGGAGCGTCGCCGAGAAGGCCGGTGTGCAGCAACCAGTCATCTACCGGCTCTTCGGCGACAAGGACCACCTCCTGGCCGCGGTGGTCGATCACGGCCTGGCCACGTACATCGCTGCCAAGCGGGCCGCCGAGCCGACCGACGACCCCGTCGCCGACCTGCGGCGCGGCTGGGACCAGCACACCCAGTTCGCTGTGGAGCATCCCCATCTCTATCGCTTGATCGCCGCCCCCGGGCCGGCGTGTGTACCGGCGGCCATCGGCGAGATGCACACGCGCCTGCGCACCACGCTCGAGCGGGTCGCCCAGGCCGGGCGTCTCGCGATCGAGCCCGACAAGGCGGCAGAGATCGTGATCTCCGCAAACAGCGGTGTCGCGCTCGCTCTGCTCACTCGGCCCGACGTCCACCCCGGCACCGATCTGTCGGCCCGGGTGAGGGACATCGTGCTCGCAGGCGTCCTCACTCCCGAGCCCGCCGCCGGAACGCCGTCCGCACCGATGACGACGGCCCAGGCCGCCACCACGCTCAGTGCTCTGCTGCGCTCCGCTTCCCCGCGGTCGTTCACCCCGGCAGAACAAGGACTACTGGCCGAATGGCTCACCCGACTCACCCAGGACGGCACCACGCCGTGTCCCCCGCGCCACACCGTCGCGCCCGTCGGAGCACCGAAGTGA
- a CDS encoding glycosyltransferase family 2 protein yields the protein MSPTIACVVPCHNEEAAIGKVVRDLRAALPESDIYVYDNASTDRTVEVAREAGAIIRREHRKGKGNVIRRAFADVEADALLIIDGDDTYDASRARDMVDLLFEGPYDQVIGTRRETVDGAYRAGHAVGNKLLTGAVRSLFGNDVTDMLSGYRVFSQRFVKSFPALSREFETETEMTVHALNLRLPTAELAVGFKDRPAGSVSKLRTYRDGWRILRLILNLARRERPSLVHTVVAGLLALVALVLGTPVVIDFIRTSAVPRFPTAILAAAIMTIATLVLLVGYILESFMYMRQEQSRLVHLAYPAPERAPRRPDRDGGGLSVPTQEVLSRS from the coding sequence GTGAGCCCGACGATCGCCTGCGTCGTGCCGTGCCACAACGAGGAAGCAGCCATCGGCAAGGTGGTGCGCGATCTGCGGGCGGCGCTCCCCGAGTCCGATATCTATGTGTACGACAACGCCTCGACCGACCGCACGGTGGAGGTCGCCCGCGAGGCAGGCGCGATCATCCGGCGTGAACATCGCAAGGGCAAAGGCAACGTCATTCGGCGCGCTTTCGCCGATGTCGAGGCCGACGCACTGCTCATCATCGACGGTGACGACACCTACGACGCCTCACGGGCGCGGGACATGGTGGACCTGCTGTTCGAGGGCCCCTACGACCAAGTCATCGGCACCCGGCGCGAGACGGTCGACGGCGCCTACCGCGCGGGGCACGCGGTGGGCAACAAACTGCTCACGGGTGCGGTGCGCTCGCTCTTCGGCAATGACGTCACCGACATGCTGAGCGGTTACCGGGTCTTCTCCCAGCGCTTCGTCAAGTCCTTCCCGGCGCTGTCCCGCGAGTTCGAGACCGAGACCGAGATGACGGTCCACGCACTCAACCTGCGGCTGCCCACGGCGGAGCTCGCCGTCGGGTTCAAGGACCGGCCGGCCGGCAGCGTGAGCAAACTGCGCACCTACCGGGACGGCTGGCGCATTCTCCGGCTCATCCTCAATCTGGCGCGTCGTGAGCGGCCCTCGCTCGTCCACACCGTCGTCGCGGGTCTGCTCGCCCTCGTCGCACTCGTGCTCGGTACGCCCGTCGTCATCGACTTCATCCGCACGAGCGCCGTGCCGCGTTTCCCCACGGCGATCCTCGCGGCCGCGATCATGACCATCGCGACACTCGTACTGCTCGTCGGCTACATCCTCGAGTCGTTCATGTACATGCGTCAGGAGCAGTCCCGCCTCGTGCATCTCGCCTATCCGGCGCCGGAGCGCGCGCCGCGCCGCCCCGACCGCGACGGGGGCGGCCTCTCCGTGCCGACGCAGGAAGTCCTCAGCAGATCCTGA
- a CDS encoding xanthine dehydrogenase family protein molybdopterin-binding subunit, giving the protein MTTAPAIGQPLDRVDGRPKVTGSARYSAEIPIPEMAYACVVGSRIAGGRVTDIDASTAQAEEGVLAVLTHQNLPRIAEQPPLIPSLAGTAAPGQTFFPMQDDVVHYAGQHIAVVVADTWERAQHAASVLRVSYEETPPVVTLEQGRDEAYIPERIFGGWLPGRIERGDIDAGLAQADVRVEATFTYAANNHNPIEPSGTTAEWDGDELVLHDTTQGVNATQMTVARLLGMPLSKIRVIGHYVGGSFGSKAMIHHHAALAAMAARQVGRPVKLVLTREQMFTSVGHREEQEQHIVLGATRDGRLTGIRHHKFSPTSHFDDWAEPSIGVSSEIYACPNFDGLYRIFRANTMTPTFMRAPGEASGMLALEVAMDELAHELGLDPIELRLRNYAEVSPSSGSPWSSSGLRECYQRGAARFGWEGRDPRPGVRREGNWLIGTGMATAGYPVAPPANPQRARARLYADGTAVVQAATPDFGTGVATVMTQVAADALGMPVDRCRFENGDTDLPNIAAAVGSAGAGMISAAVHSAATALRNQLIARAVGDTRSPLHGANPVDVVVGDGAMTAGTASDSYADVLQRNFLPDAEASGAWSPPAGDPEYAMMTFGAQFAEVAVDAELGLVRVRRMTGAFAPGRVLNSKLARSQLMGGMLWGLGQALLEANHMHPRTGRWANASLGEYLVAVNADAPDVDVELVEVEDDVVNPLGVKGVGEIGQVGAAAAIANAVHHATGRRIRKIPITIEDLL; this is encoded by the coding sequence ATGACCACCGCACCGGCAATCGGACAGCCCCTCGACCGCGTCGACGGCCGCCCCAAGGTCACCGGCAGTGCCCGCTACTCCGCCGAGATCCCGATCCCCGAGATGGCCTACGCCTGTGTGGTCGGATCCCGTATTGCCGGCGGGCGCGTCACCGACATCGACGCGAGCACCGCCCAGGCGGAGGAGGGCGTGCTCGCCGTCCTGACCCACCAGAACCTGCCGAGGATCGCGGAGCAGCCGCCGCTGATTCCTTCCCTGGCAGGCACCGCTGCCCCCGGGCAGACCTTTTTCCCGATGCAGGACGACGTCGTCCACTACGCGGGTCAGCACATCGCGGTCGTCGTCGCCGACACCTGGGAGCGGGCCCAGCACGCGGCGAGCGTGCTGCGCGTGTCCTACGAGGAAACGCCCCCGGTCGTCACCCTGGAGCAGGGCCGCGACGAGGCATACATACCCGAGCGCATCTTCGGCGGCTGGCTGCCGGGCCGCATCGAGCGCGGAGACATCGATGCGGGCCTCGCCCAGGCGGATGTGCGGGTGGAGGCCACGTTCACGTACGCGGCGAACAACCACAACCCGATCGAGCCGTCAGGCACCACGGCCGAGTGGGACGGCGACGAGCTGGTGCTGCACGACACCACCCAGGGCGTCAACGCCACTCAGATGACCGTCGCCCGCCTGCTCGGTATGCCCCTGTCCAAGATCAGGGTCATCGGACACTATGTCGGGGGCAGTTTCGGCTCCAAGGCCATGATCCACCATCACGCGGCACTGGCCGCGATGGCCGCCAGGCAGGTCGGCAGGCCGGTCAAGCTCGTGCTGACCCGCGAGCAGATGTTCACCTCGGTCGGGCACCGCGAGGAGCAGGAGCAGCACATCGTCCTCGGCGCGACGCGCGACGGCCGGCTGACCGGGATCCGGCATCACAAGTTCTCCCCCACCTCGCACTTCGACGACTGGGCCGAGCCCTCGATCGGCGTGTCGTCGGAGATCTATGCGTGCCCGAATTTCGATGGCCTCTACCGGATCTTCCGGGCCAACACGATGACCCCCACGTTCATGCGGGCGCCCGGAGAAGCGAGCGGCATGCTCGCGCTCGAGGTCGCGATGGACGAACTGGCTCATGAACTCGGCCTGGATCCGATCGAGCTGCGGCTGCGCAACTATGCGGAGGTGAGCCCCTCCTCGGGCTCACCGTGGTCCAGCAGTGGCCTGAGGGAGTGCTACCAGCGCGGTGCCGCGCGCTTCGGCTGGGAAGGCCGCGATCCACGGCCTGGGGTGCGGCGCGAGGGGAACTGGCTGATCGGGACGGGCATGGCCACCGCGGGCTATCCGGTGGCGCCGCCTGCCAACCCGCAGCGCGCCCGCGCCCGCCTCTACGCCGACGGCACCGCCGTCGTCCAGGCCGCCACCCCCGATTTCGGCACCGGTGTCGCCACGGTCATGACGCAGGTCGCCGCCGACGCGCTCGGCATGCCGGTGGACCGTTGCCGGTTCGAGAACGGCGACACCGACCTGCCCAACATCGCTGCCGCGGTGGGCTCCGCCGGCGCGGGCATGATCAGTGCCGCCGTGCACAGCGCCGCGACCGCCCTGCGCAACCAGCTCATCGCCCGCGCCGTCGGGGACACCCGTTCCCCGCTGCACGGCGCGAACCCGGTCGACGTGGTCGTGGGGGACGGGGCGATGACGGCCGGAACCGCCTCCGACTCCTACGCCGACGTGCTGCAGCGCAACTTCCTGCCGGATGCCGAGGCGTCCGGTGCGTGGAGTCCGCCTGCCGGAGATCCCGAGTACGCGATGATGACCTTCGGCGCCCAGTTCGCCGAGGTGGCCGTGGACGCGGAGCTCGGACTGGTCCGGGTGCGGCGGATGACCGGTGCCTTCGCTCCCGGCCGGGTGCTCAACTCCAAATTGGCCCGCAGCCAGCTCATGGGCGGCATGCTCTGGGGCCTGGGCCAGGCGCTGCTGGAGGCCAACCACATGCACCCGCGCACCGGCCGTTGGGCCAACGCGAGCCTTGGGGAGTACCTCGTCGCCGTCAATGCGGACGCGCCCGACGTCGACGTCGAACTGGTCGAGGTCGAGGACGACGTCGTGAACCCGCTGGGCGTCAAAGGCGTGGGCGAGATCGGGCAGGTCGGGGCCGCGGCCGCGATCGCGAACGCCGTCCACCACGCGACCGGGCGGCGCATCCGGAAGATACCGATCACGATCGAGGACCTGCTCTGA
- the panD gene encoding aspartate 1-decarboxylase → MMRTMFKSKIHRAMVTQADLHYVGSVTIDADLLDAADLLPGELVHIVDIANGARLETYVIEGERGSGVIGINGAAAHLVHPGDLVIIISYAQVSDAEARALRPRVVHVDRDNRIVALGADPSEPVPGSDQERSPQAVTV, encoded by the coding sequence ATGATGCGTACTATGTTCAAGTCCAAGATCCACCGTGCCATGGTCACCCAGGCCGACCTGCACTACGTCGGGTCCGTCACCATCGACGCCGACCTGCTCGACGCCGCCGATCTGCTGCCCGGCGAACTCGTTCACATCGTCGACATCGCCAACGGGGCCCGTCTGGAGACGTACGTCATCGAGGGCGAGCGCGGCTCCGGAGTCATCGGTATCAACGGAGCGGCGGCCCATCTCGTCCATCCCGGAGATCTGGTGATCATCATCAGTTACGCTCAGGTCTCCGACGCCGAGGCGCGGGCGCTGCGGCCGCGGGTCGTGCACGTGGACCGCGACAACCGGATCGTGGCCCTCGGAGCCGATCCGTCCGAGCCGGTGCCGGGCTCGGACCAGGAGCGCAGCCCGCAGGCCGTCACCGTCTGA
- a CDS encoding PP2C family protein-serine/threonine phosphatase, protein MAIPVADAFLPPDIHVAHLLAVATAVTAVGAGTRATTLVGSVALLALVAAGVERHTLLTESVLVELGALAAVSALLVVFTHLRDRHEQALVRARSVSDTAQRVVLRPLPERAGPVWLASEYHSSEADAYVGGDLYASARTSHSTRLIIGDVRGKGLASISDTAIVLGAFRAAAHRDIPLPELVAYVEDAVRWGLAEFSASEADLAERFVTAVMVDIPDDEPVVHVVSCGHPPPLLLRRAGAVVTTLQVPEPAPPLGLAFGGMYDGMYVPAIFPFHEGDRLILYTDGVTEARDGSGEFYPLAERVAIWADRAPGPLVEAITADLEQYAGGRVDDDMAMIVAQRGRVPATA, encoded by the coding sequence GTGGCCATTCCGGTGGCCGACGCCTTCCTGCCTCCGGACATCCACGTCGCCCACCTGCTCGCCGTCGCCACGGCGGTCACCGCCGTCGGCGCCGGCACGCGCGCCACGACGCTGGTCGGCTCCGTCGCGCTGCTCGCGCTGGTCGCCGCCGGGGTGGAGCGGCACACCCTGTTGACCGAGAGCGTTCTGGTCGAACTGGGCGCCCTCGCCGCGGTCTCCGCCCTTCTGGTCGTGTTCACACACCTGCGGGACCGGCATGAGCAGGCACTGGTCCGGGCGCGTTCGGTCTCCGACACGGCACAGCGGGTCGTACTGCGGCCGCTCCCGGAGCGGGCGGGGCCGGTCTGGCTCGCCTCGGAGTATCACAGCTCGGAGGCCGACGCCTATGTCGGCGGCGACCTGTACGCCTCGGCCCGCACCTCGCACTCCACCCGGCTGATCATCGGAGACGTCCGCGGCAAGGGCCTCGCCTCGATCAGCGACACGGCGATCGTGCTGGGCGCCTTCCGCGCCGCCGCCCACCGCGACATCCCGCTGCCGGAACTGGTCGCTTACGTGGAGGACGCGGTCCGCTGGGGCCTTGCCGAGTTCTCGGCGTCCGAGGCGGACCTCGCCGAGCGCTTCGTGACCGCCGTGATGGTGGACATCCCCGACGACGAGCCGGTGGTGCACGTGGTCAGCTGCGGGCATCCGCCGCCCCTGCTGCTGCGCCGGGCAGGGGCCGTCGTGACGACGCTCCAGGTGCCCGAGCCCGCGCCGCCGCTCGGCCTGGCCTTCGGCGGGATGTACGACGGCATGTACGTCCCCGCCATCTTCCCCTTCCATGAGGGCGACCGCCTGATCCTCTACACCGACGGGGTCACCGAGGCCCGCGACGGAAGCGGCGAGTTCTATCCCCTCGCCGAACGTGTCGCGATCTGGGCGGATCGGGCGCCCGGCCCGCTGGTCGAAGCCATCACCGCCGACCTGGAGCAATATGCCGGTGGTCGGGTGGACGACGACATGGCCATGATCGTCGCGCAGAGGGGCCGGGTACCGGCGACCGCCTGA
- a CDS encoding GNAT family N-acetyltransferase: MSDIEIRDDRAGGRLEAFAGDEVVGHIEYFVLEAPARALVPVHTIVEPEHEGRGIAGSLARELYAIAAREGIVVAPLCPYVVKWAARHPEEAPAADPQLLEAAVEWLKAHPGRF; this comes from the coding sequence ATGAGCGATATCGAGATCCGTGACGACCGGGCGGGCGGCCGCCTGGAGGCGTTCGCCGGGGACGAAGTGGTCGGCCACATCGAGTACTTCGTGCTCGAAGCGCCCGCGCGGGCCCTCGTCCCCGTGCACACCATCGTGGAACCCGAACACGAGGGCCGGGGCATCGCGGGCTCCCTCGCCCGTGAGCTGTACGCCATCGCAGCACGTGAGGGCATCGTGGTCGCGCCGCTGTGCCCGTACGTCGTGAAGTGGGCGGCGCGTCACCCCGAGGAGGCTCCGGCGGCCGATCCGCAGCTTCTGGAAGCGGCGGTGGAGTGGCTCAAGGCGCATCCCGGGCGCTTCTGA
- a CDS encoding aspartate/glutamate racemase family protein — translation MIRSGPLALLHTSPVHVPVFDALRDEAHQGLELRHLVAEELLVRARSEGPHAVADEVRTLLDQAVVQGARAVLCTCSTIGAVAERAGPRVPVLRVDRPMAAAAVAAGPRVVVLAALESTLGPTVALVEEEARRAGRPVDVRTVLVEGAWALFEAGDTDGYVRRVAAAADAVTGADAIVLAQASMAPAQRLTATSTPVLSSPRPGLAAGAQAARDGQPGRAIHAE, via the coding sequence ATGATCCGGTCCGGCCCGCTCGCCCTGCTGCACACCTCGCCCGTGCACGTCCCCGTCTTCGACGCACTGCGCGACGAGGCCCACCAGGGGCTGGAACTGCGGCACTTGGTGGCCGAGGAGCTGCTGGTCCGGGCCCGGAGCGAGGGCCCTCACGCGGTGGCGGACGAGGTGCGGACGCTGCTCGACCAGGCTGTCGTTCAGGGCGCGCGGGCCGTGCTCTGCACCTGCTCGACCATCGGCGCCGTCGCCGAGCGGGCCGGCCCCAGGGTGCCCGTGCTCCGCGTGGACCGTCCGATGGCCGCCGCCGCGGTGGCAGCGGGCCCGCGCGTCGTCGTCCTCGCGGCGCTGGAGAGCACCCTGGGGCCGACGGTCGCCCTCGTCGAGGAGGAGGCCCGCCGCGCCGGGCGCCCTGTCGACGTCCGCACTGTGCTGGTGGAGGGGGCGTGGGCCCTCTTCGAAGCGGGCGACACGGATGGGTACGTCCGCAGGGTGGCGGCAGCCGCCGACGCGGTCACCGGCGCCGACGCGATCGTCCTCGCCCAGGCGTCCATGGCGCCGGCCCAGCGCCTGACCGCGACCTCGACCCCGGTGCTGTCCAGCCCCCGCCCGGGGCTCGCCGCCGGAGCGCAGGCGGCGCGGGACGGGCAGCCGGGCAGGGCGATACACGCCGAGTAG
- a CDS encoding GtrA family protein, which translates to MSDLASLTLRMRDVIGGIWREAAAFGLVGALAFLVDTGAYNLLVFGLPGVTGGPMRSAPVQASAVATGVAMIVSWAGNRYWTYRHRRREKVTHELALFVFVNIVGLVITAGTVALSRQLTGCDCALSDNVARLFGWAVATLFRFFAYRRVVFMAA; encoded by the coding sequence GTGTCGGACCTCGCGTCTTTGACGCTGCGCATGCGCGATGTCATCGGTGGAATCTGGCGCGAGGCCGCCGCGTTCGGACTCGTCGGCGCCCTCGCCTTCCTCGTGGACACCGGCGCCTACAACCTGCTGGTCTTCGGTCTCCCCGGCGTGACCGGCGGCCCGATGCGGTCGGCGCCCGTCCAGGCCTCGGCGGTCGCGACGGGTGTTGCGATGATTGTCAGTTGGGCAGGCAACCGTTACTGGACGTACCGGCATCGCCGTCGCGAGAAGGTGACCCACGAACTGGCACTGTTCGTCTTCGTGAACATCGTCGGTCTCGTGATCACCGCGGGCACGGTCGCCCTGTCACGGCAGTTGACGGGATGCGACTGCGCCCTCAGCGACAATGTCGCCCGTCTCTTCGGCTGGGCCGTGGCCACGCTGTTCCGCTTCTTCGCCTACCGGCGCGTGGTCTTCATGGCGGCCTGA
- the gndA gene encoding NADP-dependent phosphogluconate dehydrogenase, with amino-acid sequence MSTSAQIGVTGLAVMGRNLARNFARNGYTVAVHNRTVARTNALMEEFGHEGEFVAAETAKEFVAALERPRRLMIMVKAGEPTDTVIQEFAPLLEPGDMIIDGGNAHFADTRRRERALREQGIHFVGTGVSGGEEGALHGPSIMPGGSKESYESLGPMLEKISAKADDGAPCVTHVGPDGAGHFVKMVHNGIEYADMQLIGEAYQLLRDVAGYSPAQIADIFRTWNTGRLDSYLIEITAEVLSHVDAATGKPFVDIVEDRAEQKGTGRWTVQIALDLGVPVSGIAEAVFARSLSGHADLRAASRGLAGPKATQLGEAEAAAFADRVEQALYASKIVSYTQGFHEITAGSDEYDWNIDLGSVASIWRGGCIIRAAFLDRIRAAYDARPDLPSLLSDETFAQEIAAAQDDWREVLVAATRQGVPTPGFSAALAYYDALRAERLPAALTQGQRDFFGAHTYRRTDREGSFHTLWGGDRSEVEA; translated from the coding sequence ATGAGCACTTCAGCCCAGATCGGCGTCACGGGTCTCGCGGTCATGGGGCGCAATCTCGCCCGCAATTTCGCGCGCAACGGCTATACGGTCGCCGTGCACAACCGCACGGTGGCCCGGACGAACGCGCTGATGGAGGAGTTCGGTCACGAAGGCGAGTTCGTCGCGGCCGAGACGGCCAAGGAGTTCGTGGCGGCGCTGGAGCGGCCGCGGCGCCTGATGATCATGGTGAAGGCCGGTGAGCCGACCGACACGGTGATCCAGGAGTTCGCTCCGCTCCTGGAGCCCGGCGACATGATCATCGACGGTGGCAACGCGCACTTCGCGGACACCCGGCGCCGCGAGCGCGCACTGCGCGAGCAGGGCATCCACTTCGTCGGCACGGGTGTCTCCGGCGGCGAGGAGGGCGCGCTGCACGGGCCCAGCATCATGCCGGGCGGCTCGAAGGAGTCGTACGAGTCCCTCGGTCCGATGCTGGAGAAGATCTCCGCGAAGGCGGACGACGGCGCTCCGTGCGTGACGCATGTCGGTCCCGACGGCGCGGGCCACTTCGTGAAGATGGTCCACAACGGCATCGAGTACGCCGACATGCAGCTGATCGGCGAGGCGTACCAGCTGTTGCGCGATGTCGCGGGCTACTCCCCCGCACAGATCGCGGACATCTTCCGCACCTGGAACACGGGCCGGCTCGACTCGTATCTGATCGAGATCACCGCCGAGGTGCTGTCGCACGTGGACGCGGCGACGGGCAAGCCCTTCGTGGACATCGTCGAGGACCGGGCCGAGCAGAAGGGCACAGGCCGCTGGACGGTCCAGATCGCGCTCGACCTCGGTGTTCCGGTGTCCGGTATCGCCGAGGCGGTTTTCGCGCGCTCGCTGTCCGGGCACGCAGACCTGCGGGCCGCCTCGCGCGGGCTCGCCGGTCCGAAGGCCACACAGCTCGGGGAGGCCGAGGCGGCGGCCTTCGCGGACCGGGTGGAGCAGGCGCTGTACGCGTCGAAGATCGTCTCGTACACGCAGGGCTTCCACGAGATCACCGCGGGCAGCGACGAGTACGACTGGAACATCGACCTCGGTTCCGTCGCGTCCATCTGGCGCGGCGGCTGCATCATCCGCGCGGCCTTCCTCGACCGCATCCGCGCCGCCTACGACGCCCGGCCGGACCTGCCGAGCCTGCTGTCGGACGAGACGTTCGCGCAGGAGATCGCGGCGGCCCAGGACGACTGGCGCGAGGTGCTCGTCGCCGCCACCCGCCAGGGCGTGCCCACGCCCGGCTTCTCCGCGGCCCTCGCCTACTACGACGCCCTGCGCGCCGAGCGTCTGCCCGCCGCCCTCACACAGGGGCAGCGGGACTTCTTCGGGGCCCACACGTATCGCCGTACGGACCGGGAGGGGTCGTTCCACACGCTGTGGGGCGGCGACCGGTCGGAGGTCGAGGCGTAG
- a CDS encoding antibiotic biosynthesis monooxygenase, protein MTDALESREAVTVVFTWEVKPGKEAEFERWAHGIETEAAAFTGHEGVTWLRPEGEGRHYYAIVRFADTATLDRWMASPQRADWQHRVKPFGRSTPPKLTTTGLETWFNVPGTPTKPPVRWKMSLMTILAVYPFALLYDGLVAEHFRSWPLPWRTAVFPIFLAPLLTYAVMPWLSRVLRRWLYPEA, encoded by the coding sequence ATGACCGACGCGCTGGAATCCCGTGAGGCGGTGACCGTGGTCTTCACCTGGGAGGTGAAGCCCGGCAAGGAAGCCGAGTTCGAGCGGTGGGCCCACGGGATCGAGACGGAGGCGGCCGCCTTCACCGGCCATGAGGGAGTGACCTGGTTGCGGCCTGAGGGGGAGGGCAGGCATTACTACGCGATCGTCCGGTTCGCGGACACCGCCACCCTGGACCGCTGGATGGCCTCACCACAAAGGGCTGACTGGCAGCACCGCGTCAAGCCTTTCGGCCGGTCGACGCCGCCGAAGCTGACCACGACCGGCCTGGAGACCTGGTTCAACGTCCCCGGCACCCCCACCAAGCCTCCGGTTCGCTGGAAGATGTCGCTGATGACGATCCTCGCGGTCTACCCGTTCGCCCTGCTGTACGACGGGCTGGTCGCCGAACACTTCCGCAGCTGGCCGCTGCCCTGGCGCACGGCCGTCTTCCCGATCTTCCTCGCGCCTCTGCTCACCTACGCGGTCATGCCCTGGCTCAGCAGGGTGCTGCGGCGATGGCTTTACCCGGAGGCGTAG
- a CDS encoding xanthine dehydrogenase family protein subunit M encodes MRPITYVRATDTATAVAAVSADPTSDFLAGGTTEIDLLRQNVLHPRRLVDINDLPLTRVEATPEGGLRIGSLARMSEVAAAPTVRERFPVICQALELGASAQLRNMASMGGNLLQRVRCSYYRDAESPCNKRDPGTGCSAIEGFNRGHAILGTSEHCIATHPSDVAVALMSLDAQVHTLGPGGERTYAIDDFFLLPGDSPHREHPMEHGELITAVEVPATPVARHSLYLKVRDRESYEFALASVAAAVSVVDGTIADVRVALGGVATKPWRARRVEDFLIGAAAVRDNFAQAARVELIDARTTSMNAFKVELAQRAIVRALETLTADGSGSPA; translated from the coding sequence GTGCGGCCGATCACCTATGTGCGAGCCACCGACACCGCGACGGCGGTCGCCGCGGTCAGCGCCGATCCCACCAGCGACTTCCTGGCCGGCGGCACCACCGAGATCGATCTGCTCCGCCAGAACGTCCTCCATCCACGACGGCTCGTCGACATCAACGACCTTCCCCTGACGCGCGTCGAAGCCACCCCGGAGGGGGGCCTGCGCATCGGCTCCCTGGCCCGGATGAGCGAGGTCGCCGCCGCGCCCACGGTGCGCGAGCGCTTCCCCGTGATCTGCCAGGCGCTGGAGCTCGGCGCCTCCGCGCAGTTGCGGAACATGGCGTCCATGGGCGGAAACCTCCTGCAACGGGTGCGGTGCTCCTACTACCGCGACGCGGAGTCGCCCTGCAACAAACGCGATCCCGGCACCGGATGCTCGGCCATCGAGGGGTTCAACCGCGGTCACGCGATCCTTGGCACCAGCGAGCACTGCATCGCCACCCACCCCTCGGACGTGGCCGTGGCGCTGATGTCCCTCGACGCACAGGTGCACACGCTGGGCCCCGGCGGCGAACGCACCTATGCGATCGACGACTTCTTCCTCCTGCCCGGCGACTCCCCGCACCGCGAGCACCCGATGGAACACGGCGAGCTGATCACCGCCGTCGAGGTGCCCGCGACACCCGTGGCGCGCCACTCGCTCTACCTGAAGGTCCGGGACCGCGAAAGTTACGAGTTCGCGCTCGCCTCGGTGGCCGCCGCGGTGTCCGTCGTGGACGGCACCATCGCGGACGTGCGGGTGGCACTGGGGGGTGTGGCCACCAAGCCGTGGCGGGCCCGCCGGGTCGAGGACTTCCTGATCGGGGCTGCCGCGGTGCGGGACAACTTCGCGCAGGCGGCCCGGGTCGAACTGATCGACGCCCGGACGACCTCCATGAACGCCTTCAAGGTCGAACTCGCGCAGCGCGCGATCGTACGTGCCCTCGAAACCCTCACCGCCGACGGAAGCGGGAGCCCGGCATGA